The bacterium genome includes the window GTGAAGGAGAACCACCCTTTCGCGATCCTGGCGTGGGTAATTTTACCGGACCATTTGCATTGCATATGGCGGCTCCCGGAAGGGGATGACGATTTTTCCATCCGGTGGCAATTGATAAAAACGAGGTTCACGAGAAGGGCCAGGGAAGAGCGCAAGGTGTGGCAGGGGAGGTTTTGGGAGCACGTGATAAAGGACGAGGGCGATTTGATCCGGCACGTGGAGTATATCCATTACAACCCCGTGAAACACGGGTATGCAAGGTCGCCGATGGAGTGGCCGCATTCGAGCTTCAAGAGGTTCGTGGAAAACGGAATGTATTCGTCGGAGTGGGGAAACGGCGGTCCGGGGTGCGTTATCGGTTGCGTGGGAATGGAGTAACGAGTGTGCGCAACGGTTGGGGACGAAATGAAAAGGCGAAACAGTTAAGGAATTGTCGGCTTTCGTTCCTCAAGCCGACCTACGCGACTTATTAAGGAACTAGATGGCGAGTCTTAATCATCAGGGGCATCTAACAAATTTCCTTCTGAATACAAAGCTCCGTTTACACTGTCAATTTTACGTCTGTGTTCAAAATGTCGTCTAAGTCCAGCATTTGAAAATCTAATTTCCCGCTCCGAAAACCTCTCGACGCCATCTAGCGGGTCTTCATAGGTTTCTGGAAATTCAGTAAATTCATATAAACGCCTTATGGCAGACTCGCTAATAGTTCGCAATTCGGGAACGC containing:
- a CDS encoding transposase, producing the protein VKENHPFAILAWVILPDHLHCIWRLPEGDDDFSIRWQLIKTRFTRRAREERKVWQGRFWEHVIKDEGDLIRHVEYIHYNPVKHGYARSPMEWPHSSFKRFVENGMYSSEWGNGGPGCVIGCVGME